The following coding sequences are from one Scomber japonicus isolate fScoJap1 chromosome 3, fScoJap1.pri, whole genome shotgun sequence window:
- the asip1 gene encoding agouti signaling protein 1, with protein sequence MHAFLMIGCFLLAASEYLLGSAHMIPDERLSTNRVVVTNALSQSLDIDSPPVVMVELPKSVKKTKKAKKQKKNKFGVKKRPPPPADCINLWENCKPDHVCCDFCAFCQCRLFRTVCFCRMGNPRC encoded by the exons ATGCATGCCTTCCTGATGATTGGCTGCTTTCTCCTCGCCGCTTCAGAGTACTTACTCGGCTCCGCCCACATGATCCCCGACGAGAGACTCTCCACCAATAGGGTTGTTGTAACTAACGCTCTGTCTCAAAGCCTGGACATAGACTCGCCCCCTGTTGTTATGGTTG AGTTACCTAAATCTGTGAAGAAAaccaagaaagcaaagaaacaaaagaag aaCAAATTCGGTGTGAAGAagcgtcctcctcctcctgctgactGCATCAACCTGTGGGAAAACTGTAAACCAGACCACGTGTGCTGTGATTTCTGCGCCTTCTGCCAGTGTCGGCTCTTCAgaactgtgtgtttctgcagaatGGGCAACCCTCGCTGCTGA